The nucleotide window CCAGTTGCTGCAATCCGCGTTAGCGCTTCAGCGCCTGGCACCGGCGTATCTGTTCAGCGGCCCTGATGGGGTGGGACGCCGGCTTGCTGCCTTGCGCTTCATGGAAGGTGTGCTCAGTGGCGGCAGCCAAGACCCCAGGGAACGCCGGCGTCTTGAAGAGCGCAACCATCCTGATCTGCTTTGGGTGGAGCCCACCTACAGCCATCAGGGGCGCCTCATCTCCAGGTCTGAAGCCGAAGCCGCCGGAGTGAACAGACGCACACCGCCCCAGGTTCGTTTGGAGCAAATTCGTGACCTCGGCCGTTATCTGGCTCGACAGCCTTTGGAGTCAGCGCGAGGGCTGGTGGTTCTTGAGCAACCGGAGGCGATGGCTGAGGGAGCGGCCAATGCCTTGCTCAAAACCCTCGAAGAGCCGGGGCACGGGTTGCTGATTCTGCTTTCGGCTGCACCTGATCGTTTGCTGACCACCATCCGCTCTCGATGCCAGCAGATCCGTTTCACTCGGTTGCCCGATGGAGTAATGCATGCAGTGCTGGCCCAGCTGCCAGATGATGCCGGGCACCGAGCTCTGGAGATTGCTGCCTCTGAGCCTGAGCTTGTGGCTTTGGCGTCAGGCTCTCCCGGTGCACTGCTCGAGCACGTACGTTTGTGGAGTTCGATTCCTGAAGCACTGAAGGAGCGCTTCAGGAATCTGCCCCAGACTCCCGTGGATGCTCTCGGGCTGGCGAGAGATGTCTGCGAACAGCTGGAGGGGGAGCAGCAGCTCTGGTTGATCAGCTGGTGGCAAACCGTTCTCTGGCGACAGCAGCTCAACAGGGTGTCAGTTGAACGCCTGAATCGCCTGCGTCACCAATTGCTGTCGTTTGTGCAGCCACGTTTGGCTTGGGAAGTGACTCTGCTCAACCTGATCAGATCCCACACCGCCTGATTCAGGCGGTTGCGCGATTGTTCTGATCGTTTTGCTCTCGATCCTGACGTGCTTGGGAGAGGACGTCCTCAAGACCCTCTAGCTGGGCACCGGTGGGAAGTTCCAAGCAATAACCAGCTCCATAAACCGTTTTGATGAAACGGGGTTTCCGAGGATCGGGTTCGAGCTTGGTGCGCAGGTGACGCACATGAACACGGATGGTCTCAATGTCATCGTCCGGCTCATACCCCCACACTTCCTTGAGGATCAAAGAGGGTGCAACGGTTTGCCCGTGACGCTGGAGCAGGCAGTGCAACAGCTCGAATTCGAGGTGGGTGAGGCGGACCGGCTTGTCGAACCAGATGGCTTCGAAGCGTTCAGGAACCAGGGTGAGAGGCCCGTAACTGAGAATTTCGTGGTGGTTGCCGGAGCTGCCCACTGGAGCCCGGTCGCTGCGGCGTAATAGGGCCTTGATACGCACTTGGAGCTCTTCGAGATCGAAGGGCTTCGTGAGGTAATCATCGGCTCCGGAGTTGAAACCGCTCACTTTGTCTTTGGTGCCTCCAAGCGCGGTGAGCATCAAAATCGGGATCCCTGACGTTCGCTCATCGCGACGGAGCCGCTGGCAGAGGGTCAACCCATCGACTTTCGGAAGCATCAGATCCAAAAGGATCAGATCCGGGCTGTATTGCAGAGCAAGAGCTTGCCCTTTGATGCCATCCTCAGCGCTCTGAACATCGAAGCCGCTGTGCTCGAGATGGCCGCTGACCAGCTCGCGCATATCCCGGTCGTCTTCGATTAGCAGGATGCAGGGCTTCATCGACTCGCAGGCGGGTGGAACAGGGAAGACGTGGTGATGCCGCGTCGTGGCTTGACAGATTCTCTCAATATTCCTTTGCAGATGCAGAAATTGGTTAAGTCAGAATTTGAGGGAGCAAAGGCTTTAATCCACTGCGGCGGAGTAAGTTGCGCGGGATTCCGGCGACGAGAGGTCTTGCCGCCTCTTCAGGAAGTCTTTGGTTTCCTGCCCCGTCTGTTAATGAATTTCCATCAATGAGGGAATTTGATCGGGTGCCGGGCCGGCAGTTCTGAAAAATAAAAAAACACCACGAACCTTCGGCCGTGGTGTGTGGTGGTGAAAGCTCCCCGGGCGGGATTCGAACCTGCGACCAATCGATTAACAGTCGACCGCTCTACCGCTGAGCTACCGAGGAATGTGACCAAGAGAACTTACCTCTCAGCCCCGCCGTCCTGCAAGAGGCTCGAGCTCCTGCCTCACGACTGGGCCACTTCTCCAGGGGCCGATGCGTCCATTTTCCATCCGTGCGGCACCATCGGCGTGATCAAGCTCTCCCAGTCGATGGGTCACCCAGAGTGCGGTCAGGGGGGTTTTGGAGCGGTGGCAAAGCTGTTGAACGGTGGCAAGGATCGTCGTCTGGCTGGCGGAATCGAGCAGCGCGGTCGGCTCGTCGAGCAGAAGTAGGTTGGCTTCACTGGCGAGAGCACCCGCGATCGAGAGGCGCTGCTTCTGCCCTCCGCTAAGGGTGTGAATCGATCGGCCGCCCATTCCGGCCAGGCCCACCTGTTCAAGAAGCTCCTCAATCCTCTCCAACTTCTTGGATCTCGAAAGCTGAGGAGGGAGATTGAGAAGAAGCTCGCTGCTGCAGCTCGGCAGCAGCAGTTGATGGTCTGGGTTCTGAAACACCAGAGCAGGTCGTAAGGAGCAGCGCACTTCTCCACGTTGTGGATGGATCAGGCCGCAGATCATCCGGAACAGCGTGCTCTTGCCGCTGCCGTTGCTGCCCACCAGCATCCAAAGCCCAGGGGACCGAATCTCCACGCTGCATTGATCGAGAGCTTGGGTCCCGCAGGGCCAGCAGAAGCTGACCCGATCGAAGCAGAGTGCTGCCCGGTCGGAGTCGGCGTGTGCCTCTGCTTTCATCCTGATCAGCCTTCGAAGGAGAAACCCGGGCGCTTCGTGCCGCCGCTGGCAGCGGTCTTCTCATAGATCTGCACGGCGAGCAGATCGCTCGTGAGAACGCTAAGGCGTTTGCCCTCGACTTTCTCGCAGCTGAGCTCCAGCAGGCGTGGCTGACCCTGTTCAAGGGCCGAGCGCACCTGTTGGTACAGCGCCTCCGCTGAATCCTGCTCTTTTCGTTGCACGGATACGGGCATTGGACTCATGCGCAGAGCCAACTCAATCACGTACACAAATCAATCCCAGAGATAGGACCATCTTCGCCAATCAACGCGTTCCCCGAGGTGTGGGCATTTCTACTCATGTCTTCCCCGTTGTTCGGCTTTCTTGCCCACGAACCGTCGACGGCCACTAGGCTTTTTCACGTAAAGCTTCATGAAGCTCCTCTCATGACAATTGCTGTAGGACGCGCGCCTCAGCGGGGATGGTTCGACGTCCTCGATGACTGGCTCAAGCGCGACCGCTTCGTTTTTGTCGGCTGGTCCGGCATTCTTCTCTTTCCCACGGCCTACCTGGCCATCGGTGGCTGGCTCACAGGCACCACTTTTGTTACCTCCTGGTACACCCACGGCATTGCCTCCTCGTACCTGGAAGGTTGCAACTTCCTGACCGCTGCTGTCTCCACCCCCGCTGATGCGATGGGACACAGCCTGCTGCTGCTCTGGGGCCCTGAAGCCCAAGGCGACTTCGTTCGCTGGTGTCAGCTCGGCGGTCTCTGGGCCTTCGTGGCTCTGCACGGTGCCTTCGCTCTGATCGGCTTCATGCTGCGTCAGTTCGAGATTGCTCGTCTCGTCGGCATCCGTCCTTACAACGCCATCGCCTTCTCCGGCCCGATTGCGGTGTTCGTCAGTGTTTTCCTGATGTACCCCCTCGGTCAGAGCAGCTGGTTCTTTGCGCCCTCCTTCGGTGTGGCCGCAATCTTCCGCTTCCTCCTCTTTCTCCAGGGCTTCCACAACTGGACCCTGAATCCCTTCCACATGATGGGCGTAGCCGGCATCCTCGGCGGCGCACTGCTTTGCGCCATTCACGGCGCCACCGTGGAAAACACCCTGTTTGAGGACGGTGAGCAGGCCAACACCTTCAAGGCGTTCGAGCCCACCCAGGAAGAAGAGACCTATTCGATGGTCACCGCCAACCGCTTCTGGAGCCAGATCTTCGGAATCGCTTTCTCCAACAAGCGCTGGCTGCACTTCTTCATGCTGTTTGTGCCTGTGATGGGCCTGTGGACCAGCTCCATCGGCATCATCGGCCTGGCCCTCAACCTGCGTGCCTACGACTTCGTGTCGCAGGAGATCCGCGCTGCAGAAGATCCCGAATTCGAGACCTTCTACACCAAGAACATCCTTCTCAATGAAGGTCTGCGTGCCTGGATGGCACCGGCTGACCAGCCGCACGAAAACTTCGTCTTCCCTGAAGAGGTTCTGCCACGCGGCAACGCCCTCTGATCTTCAACTTGTTTTTCTTTAGGCCTCCGTGAGGGGGTCTTTTTTTATGTTCAATAGCAGGCGTTGATTGGAACGGGTCCTTTGAGAGGTGTTTGTCGATAGGTGTTCGCTAGGGCTGAATCCGGCTTTGATTGATTCCTGCATTAATGGAATTCTGACTAGCGACTATGTTGAGATGGTACTTATTCAATCAAGAGTGGATGATGGCGACGATTGGCAGGTCTCTTTAGAGTCATTCAATGCTTTGGTAAGTAAAGGGTTGCAGGCCTGATTTCTTGGGTATGTGAGTGGTGTTTCTGGGTTAAGGTCTAAGGCGTAAACTTGGCTTTGAGGCGTTTATGATTGATAGGGGGAAGTATGGCTATTGGTTTTAAGCAGGGTTCTTCGATTGAGCATGCAGCTTTTGTTGTCTCGATCGTTTATGCCAGTATTCTGTTCGCGACGGCGGCTGTTCAGCATTATCTTTTTGGTACTCAGGTTTGGGATATTGGACTTTTTGAGCAATTTA belongs to Synechococcus sp. WH 7805 and includes:
- a CDS encoding DNA polymerase III subunit delta' — encoded protein: MASELFADLQGQPLATQLLQSALALQRLAPAYLFSGPDGVGRRLAALRFMEGVLSGGSQDPRERRRLEERNHPDLLWVEPTYSHQGRLISRSEAEAAGVNRRTPPQVRLEQIRDLGRYLARQPLESARGLVVLEQPEAMAEGAANALLKTLEEPGHGLLILLSAAPDRLLTTIRSRCQQIRFTRLPDGVMHAVLAQLPDDAGHRALEIAASEPELVALASGSPGALLEHVRLWSSIPEALKERFRNLPQTPVDALGLARDVCEQLEGEQQLWLISWWQTVLWRQQLNRVSVERLNRLRHQLLSFVQPRLAWEVTLLNLIRSHTA
- the psbD gene encoding photosystem II D2 protein (photosystem q(a) protein), with the translated sequence MTIAVGRAPQRGWFDVLDDWLKRDRFVFVGWSGILLFPTAYLAIGGWLTGTTFVTSWYTHGIASSYLEGCNFLTAAVSTPADAMGHSLLLLWGPEAQGDFVRWCQLGGLWAFVALHGAFALIGFMLRQFEIARLVGIRPYNAIAFSGPIAVFVSVFLMYPLGQSSWFFAPSFGVAAIFRFLLFLQGFHNWTLNPFHMMGVAGILGGALLCAIHGATVENTLFEDGEQANTFKAFEPTQEEETYSMVTANRFWSQIFGIAFSNKRWLHFFMLFVPVMGLWTSSIGIIGLALNLRAYDFVSQEIRAAEDPEFETFYTKNILLNEGLRAWMAPADQPHENFVFPEEVLPRGNAL
- a CDS encoding response regulator transcription factor; the protein is MKPCILLIEDDRDMRELVSGHLEHSGFDVQSAEDGIKGQALALQYSPDLILLDLMLPKVDGLTLCQRLRRDERTSGIPILMLTALGGTKDKVSGFNSGADDYLTKPFDLEELQVRIKALLRRSDRAPVGSSGNHHEILSYGPLTLVPERFEAIWFDKPVRLTHLEFELLHCLLQRHGQTVAPSLILKEVWGYEPDDDIETIRVHVRHLRTKLEPDPRKPRFIKTVYGAGYCLELPTGAQLEGLEDVLSQARQDREQNDQNNRATA
- a CDS encoding ABC transporter ATP-binding protein; this translates as MKAEAHADSDRAALCFDRVSFCWPCGTQALDQCSVEIRSPGLWMLVGSNGSGKSTLFRMICGLIHPQRGEVRCSLRPALVFQNPDHQLLLPSCSSELLLNLPPQLSRSKKLERIEELLEQVGLAGMGGRSIHTLSGGQKQRLSIAGALASEANLLLLDEPTALLDSASQTTILATVQQLCHRSKTPLTALWVTHRLGELDHADGAARMENGRIGPWRSGPVVRQELEPLAGRRG